A genomic stretch from Arachis stenosperma cultivar V10309 chromosome 3, arast.V10309.gnm1.PFL2, whole genome shotgun sequence includes:
- the LOC130968647 gene encoding probable starch synthase 4, chloroplastic/amyloplastic isoform X1, with translation MASKLATCFVYWNLNQSHPNTVVRFPSSLSHGLLLPASCKMRQRSLSSQHKKQHIKKASHEPPSTDGDPQPDQDRDSEHREPSLDSLPNVNNEILSSTDTGNIDSVEKLDSPILIPETTPSAVNINGAEQAEQLSGGQLVDMLGMIQNTEKNILLLNQARIHALQDLEKILAEKEALQGEINVLETRLAETDARIEVATQEKIHVKHLEEQLEKLRSELAQSGNPEGGDTELHAHLNRFLNDEYPPSHNESIHSLTVELNSLREENASLKSAIESFKAQLNDVNNTSERVVVLEKERSSLESALKDLESKLLESQEDLSELSALRVECKDLREKVEDLQVMLDNATKQANQDITVLQQNQDLRRKLEKLEASLEEANNYKLSSDKLQKYNEEMQQKIKSLEERLQKSDEEINSYVQMYQDSAKEFQVTLSDLKEETKKRALDGPVEDMPWEFWSRLLLMIDGWSLEKKISVDDANLLREKVWKRDRRIRDTYMACEEQSENEAISAFLKLTSSATSQGLRVIHIAAEMAPVAKVGGLGDVVCGLGKALQRKGHLVEIILPKYDCMDYDRICDLRALDVVIESYFDGQLFQNKIWVGTVEGLPVYFIEPHHPHKLFWRGTYYGEHDDFKRFSYFSRAALEFLLRAGKKPDIIHCHDWQTAFVAPLYWEMYAPKGLDSARMCFTCHNFQYQGIAAASELESCGLHAHQLNRPDRMQDNSAHDKVNAVKGAVVFSNIVTTVSPTYAQEVRTAEGGHGLHSTLSSHSKKFIGILNGIDTDAWDPATDPCLEVQYNANDLQGKAENKAALRRKLGLSSADHRRPLVGCITRLVPQKGVHLIRHAIYRTLGLGGQFVLLGSSPVHHIQKEFEGIAEQFQNHDQVRLILKYDESLAHAIYAASDMFIIPSIFEPCGLTQMISMRYGAIPIVRKTGGLNDSVFDVDDDTIPPRFQNGFTFLEANEQDFNGALERAFNLYMNNPERWKQLVQKDMNIDFSWDSSAAQYEQLYSSAVARARARNMLN, from the exons ATGGCTTCGAAGTTGGCAACATGCTTCGTATACTGGAACCTCAACCAGAGCCATCCCAACACGGTTGTTCGCTTTCCTTCTTCACTTTCCCATGGCCTTCTTCTTCCCGCTTCCTGCAAAATGCGCCAACGGAGTCTCAG TTCCCAGCACAAGAAACAACATATCAAGAAAGCTTCTCATGAACCGCCTTCCACAGATGGAGATCCCCAACCAGATCAAGATAGGGATTCAGAGCACAGAGAGCCTTCGTTGGATAGTCTCCCAAACGTAAACAACGAAATCTTGAGCAGTACTGATACTGGAAACATTGATTCTGTGGAGAAATTGGATAGTCCGATTTTAATACCCGAAACTACACCTTCG GCTGTAAATATAAATGGAGCAGAGCAGGCCGAACAATTGTCTGGTGGTCAACTTGTGGATATGCTAGGCATGATACAAAATACAGAGAAAA ACATCCTTCTTCTAAATCAAGCTAGAATTCATGCACTTCAGGACCTTGAAAAGATTCTTGCTGAAAAGGAAGCATTACAAGGAGAAATTAATGTCTTAGAGACGAGGTTGGCTGAGACTGATGCCCGAATTGAGGTTGCAACCCAGGAAAAGATACATGTGAAACACTTGGAGGAACAGTTAGAGAAACTGCGCAGTGAGTTGGCTCAAAGTGGCAATCCTGAAGGAGGAGATACTGAATTGCACGCCCATCTAAATAGATTTTTGAACGATGAATACCCTCCGAGTCATAATGAAAGCATTCATTCTCTTACTGTGGAGCTTAATTCTTTGAGGGAAGAAAATGCCTCTCTGAAGAGTGCCATAGAATCATTCAAAGCTCAGCTTAATGATGTCAATAATACTAGTGAGCGTGTAGTGGTCTTGGAAAAAGAACGGTCATCTTTGGAATCTGCCCTGAAGGACTTAGAATCAAAATTACTAGAATCACAGGAAGACTTGTCAGAACTGTCTGCATTAAGAGTTGAATGCAAGGATTTACGGGAGAAGGTTGAAGATCTACAAGTGATGCTAGATAATGCAACTAAACAAGCTAATCAAGATATTACAGTGTTGCAACAAAACCAGGATCTTCGAAGAAAGCTTGAAAAATTGGAAGCATCCCTGGAAGAAGCTAATAACTATAAGCTGTCATCAGATAAATTGCAAAAGTACAATGAAGAAATGCAGCAGAAGATAAAATCATTGGAGGAACGCCTTCAAAAGTCAGATGAAGAAATAAATTCTTATGTTCAGATGTATCAAGATTCAGCGAAGGAATTTCAAGTTACACTTAGTGATCTGAAAGAAGAAACCAAGAAAAGGGCGCTGGATGGACCAGTGGAAGATATGCCATGGGAGTTTTGGAGCCGATTGTTGCTTATGATTGATGGTTGGTCActtgaaaagaaaatatcaGTGGATGACGCAAATCTTTTGAGAGAAAAGGTGTGGAAGAGAGACAGACGTATTAGAGACACATATATGGCTTGTGAAGAACAAAGTGAAAATGAGGCTATTTCTGCATTTCTCAAGCTTACATCATCTGCAACAAG tcaGGGATTGCGTGTGATTCATATTGCAGCAGAGATGGCACCAGTTGCCAAG GTTGGTGGTTTGGGGGATGTTGTCTGTGGTCTGGGTAAAGCACTACAAAGAAAAGGACACCTTGTCGAAATTATTCTTCCCAAATATGATTGTATGGACTATGACCGAATTTGTGACTTAAGG GCTTTGGATGTGGTGATAGAGTCATACTTTGATGGTCAAttgttccaaaataaaatctGGGTTGGCACTGTTGAAG GGCTTCCTGTTTATTTCATTGAGCCCCATCATCCTCATAAGCTATTCTGGCGAGGAACTTATTATGGGGAGCACGATGATTTCAAACGCTTCTCGTACTTTAGCCGTGCAGCTCTTGAGTTTCTTCTTCGAGCTGGCAAGAAGCCAGATATCATTCATTGCCATGATTGGCAGACAGCATTTGTG GCTCCACTATATTGGGAGATGTATGCCCCAAAGGGGTTAGATTCAGCTAGGATGTGTTTTACATGCCATAACTTTCAGTATCAAGGGATTGCTGCAGCATCAGAGTTGGAATCATGTGGTCTTCATGCCCACCAGTTAAATAGACCAGATAGAATGCAGGACAACTCAGCACATGATAAAGTCAACGCTGTCAAG GGTGCAGTTGTTTTCTCAAACATTGTGACAACCGTGTCTCCTACTTATGCCCAAGAAGTGAGAACTGCTGAG GGAGGACATGGCCTCCATTCAACTCTTTCTTCCCATTCCAAGAAGTTCATTGGGATTCTTAATGGCATTGATACTGATGCATGGGATCCTGCTACTGATCCATGTCTTGAAGTCCAGTACAATGCAAATGATCTTCAAGGGAAAGCAGAGAATAAGGCAGCCTTAAGAAGAAAACTTGGTCTTTCATCCGCAGACCATAGGAGGCCATTG GTTGGCTGCATAACAAGATTGGTACCACAAAAAGGTGTTCATCTTATTAGACATGCGATATATCGAACATTGGGTCTGGGAGGGCAATTTGTTCTTCTTGGTTCCAGTCCAGTGCACCATATTCAG AAAGAATTTGAGGGCATTGCTGAGCAGTTTCAGAATCATGATCAAGTAAGGTTGATACTGAAGTATGATGAATCTCTTGCCCATGCCATTTATGCTGCTTCTGACATGTTCATCATTCCATCAATCTTTGAACCTTGTGGCCTGACACAG ATGATATCCATGAGATATGGGGCGATACCCATTGTCAGAAAAACTGGAGGCCTAAATGACAG TGTTTTTGATGTTGATGATGATACAATACCTCCCCGATTTCAAAATGGATTTACTTTTTTAGAAGCTAATGAGCAG GATTTTAATGGTGCTTTAGAACGAGCATTTAACCTCTACATGAACAACCCTGAGCGTTGGAAACAACTTGTTCAGAAGGACATGAATATAGATTTCAGCTGGGATTCTTCAGCAGCTCAATACGAACAACTCTACTCAAGCGCTGTGGCTAGAGCAAGGGCGAGAAACATGCTTAATTAA
- the LOC130968647 gene encoding probable starch synthase 4, chloroplastic/amyloplastic isoform X2: MASKLATCFVYWNLNQSHPNTVVRFPSSLSHGLLLPASCKMRQRSLSSQHKKQHIKKASHEPPSTDGDPQPDQDRDSEHREPSLDSLPNAVNINGAEQAEQLSGGQLVDMLGMIQNTEKNILLLNQARIHALQDLEKILAEKEALQGEINVLETRLAETDARIEVATQEKIHVKHLEEQLEKLRSELAQSGNPEGGDTELHAHLNRFLNDEYPPSHNESIHSLTVELNSLREENASLKSAIESFKAQLNDVNNTSERVVVLEKERSSLESALKDLESKLLESQEDLSELSALRVECKDLREKVEDLQVMLDNATKQANQDITVLQQNQDLRRKLEKLEASLEEANNYKLSSDKLQKYNEEMQQKIKSLEERLQKSDEEINSYVQMYQDSAKEFQVTLSDLKEETKKRALDGPVEDMPWEFWSRLLLMIDGWSLEKKISVDDANLLREKVWKRDRRIRDTYMACEEQSENEAISAFLKLTSSATSQGLRVIHIAAEMAPVAKVGGLGDVVCGLGKALQRKGHLVEIILPKYDCMDYDRICDLRALDVVIESYFDGQLFQNKIWVGTVEGLPVYFIEPHHPHKLFWRGTYYGEHDDFKRFSYFSRAALEFLLRAGKKPDIIHCHDWQTAFVAPLYWEMYAPKGLDSARMCFTCHNFQYQGIAAASELESCGLHAHQLNRPDRMQDNSAHDKVNAVKGAVVFSNIVTTVSPTYAQEVRTAEGGHGLHSTLSSHSKKFIGILNGIDTDAWDPATDPCLEVQYNANDLQGKAENKAALRRKLGLSSADHRRPLVGCITRLVPQKGVHLIRHAIYRTLGLGGQFVLLGSSPVHHIQKEFEGIAEQFQNHDQVRLILKYDESLAHAIYAASDMFIIPSIFEPCGLTQMISMRYGAIPIVRKTGGLNDSVFDVDDDTIPPRFQNGFTFLEANEQDFNGALERAFNLYMNNPERWKQLVQKDMNIDFSWDSSAAQYEQLYSSAVARARARNMLN; encoded by the exons ATGGCTTCGAAGTTGGCAACATGCTTCGTATACTGGAACCTCAACCAGAGCCATCCCAACACGGTTGTTCGCTTTCCTTCTTCACTTTCCCATGGCCTTCTTCTTCCCGCTTCCTGCAAAATGCGCCAACGGAGTCTCAG TTCCCAGCACAAGAAACAACATATCAAGAAAGCTTCTCATGAACCGCCTTCCACAGATGGAGATCCCCAACCAGATCAAGATAGGGATTCAGAGCACAGAGAGCCTTCGTTGGATAGTCTCCCAAAC GCTGTAAATATAAATGGAGCAGAGCAGGCCGAACAATTGTCTGGTGGTCAACTTGTGGATATGCTAGGCATGATACAAAATACAGAGAAAA ACATCCTTCTTCTAAATCAAGCTAGAATTCATGCACTTCAGGACCTTGAAAAGATTCTTGCTGAAAAGGAAGCATTACAAGGAGAAATTAATGTCTTAGAGACGAGGTTGGCTGAGACTGATGCCCGAATTGAGGTTGCAACCCAGGAAAAGATACATGTGAAACACTTGGAGGAACAGTTAGAGAAACTGCGCAGTGAGTTGGCTCAAAGTGGCAATCCTGAAGGAGGAGATACTGAATTGCACGCCCATCTAAATAGATTTTTGAACGATGAATACCCTCCGAGTCATAATGAAAGCATTCATTCTCTTACTGTGGAGCTTAATTCTTTGAGGGAAGAAAATGCCTCTCTGAAGAGTGCCATAGAATCATTCAAAGCTCAGCTTAATGATGTCAATAATACTAGTGAGCGTGTAGTGGTCTTGGAAAAAGAACGGTCATCTTTGGAATCTGCCCTGAAGGACTTAGAATCAAAATTACTAGAATCACAGGAAGACTTGTCAGAACTGTCTGCATTAAGAGTTGAATGCAAGGATTTACGGGAGAAGGTTGAAGATCTACAAGTGATGCTAGATAATGCAACTAAACAAGCTAATCAAGATATTACAGTGTTGCAACAAAACCAGGATCTTCGAAGAAAGCTTGAAAAATTGGAAGCATCCCTGGAAGAAGCTAATAACTATAAGCTGTCATCAGATAAATTGCAAAAGTACAATGAAGAAATGCAGCAGAAGATAAAATCATTGGAGGAACGCCTTCAAAAGTCAGATGAAGAAATAAATTCTTATGTTCAGATGTATCAAGATTCAGCGAAGGAATTTCAAGTTACACTTAGTGATCTGAAAGAAGAAACCAAGAAAAGGGCGCTGGATGGACCAGTGGAAGATATGCCATGGGAGTTTTGGAGCCGATTGTTGCTTATGATTGATGGTTGGTCActtgaaaagaaaatatcaGTGGATGACGCAAATCTTTTGAGAGAAAAGGTGTGGAAGAGAGACAGACGTATTAGAGACACATATATGGCTTGTGAAGAACAAAGTGAAAATGAGGCTATTTCTGCATTTCTCAAGCTTACATCATCTGCAACAAG tcaGGGATTGCGTGTGATTCATATTGCAGCAGAGATGGCACCAGTTGCCAAG GTTGGTGGTTTGGGGGATGTTGTCTGTGGTCTGGGTAAAGCACTACAAAGAAAAGGACACCTTGTCGAAATTATTCTTCCCAAATATGATTGTATGGACTATGACCGAATTTGTGACTTAAGG GCTTTGGATGTGGTGATAGAGTCATACTTTGATGGTCAAttgttccaaaataaaatctGGGTTGGCACTGTTGAAG GGCTTCCTGTTTATTTCATTGAGCCCCATCATCCTCATAAGCTATTCTGGCGAGGAACTTATTATGGGGAGCACGATGATTTCAAACGCTTCTCGTACTTTAGCCGTGCAGCTCTTGAGTTTCTTCTTCGAGCTGGCAAGAAGCCAGATATCATTCATTGCCATGATTGGCAGACAGCATTTGTG GCTCCACTATATTGGGAGATGTATGCCCCAAAGGGGTTAGATTCAGCTAGGATGTGTTTTACATGCCATAACTTTCAGTATCAAGGGATTGCTGCAGCATCAGAGTTGGAATCATGTGGTCTTCATGCCCACCAGTTAAATAGACCAGATAGAATGCAGGACAACTCAGCACATGATAAAGTCAACGCTGTCAAG GGTGCAGTTGTTTTCTCAAACATTGTGACAACCGTGTCTCCTACTTATGCCCAAGAAGTGAGAACTGCTGAG GGAGGACATGGCCTCCATTCAACTCTTTCTTCCCATTCCAAGAAGTTCATTGGGATTCTTAATGGCATTGATACTGATGCATGGGATCCTGCTACTGATCCATGTCTTGAAGTCCAGTACAATGCAAATGATCTTCAAGGGAAAGCAGAGAATAAGGCAGCCTTAAGAAGAAAACTTGGTCTTTCATCCGCAGACCATAGGAGGCCATTG GTTGGCTGCATAACAAGATTGGTACCACAAAAAGGTGTTCATCTTATTAGACATGCGATATATCGAACATTGGGTCTGGGAGGGCAATTTGTTCTTCTTGGTTCCAGTCCAGTGCACCATATTCAG AAAGAATTTGAGGGCATTGCTGAGCAGTTTCAGAATCATGATCAAGTAAGGTTGATACTGAAGTATGATGAATCTCTTGCCCATGCCATTTATGCTGCTTCTGACATGTTCATCATTCCATCAATCTTTGAACCTTGTGGCCTGACACAG ATGATATCCATGAGATATGGGGCGATACCCATTGTCAGAAAAACTGGAGGCCTAAATGACAG TGTTTTTGATGTTGATGATGATACAATACCTCCCCGATTTCAAAATGGATTTACTTTTTTAGAAGCTAATGAGCAG GATTTTAATGGTGCTTTAGAACGAGCATTTAACCTCTACATGAACAACCCTGAGCGTTGGAAACAACTTGTTCAGAAGGACATGAATATAGATTTCAGCTGGGATTCTTCAGCAGCTCAATACGAACAACTCTACTCAAGCGCTGTGGCTAGAGCAAGGGCGAGAAACATGCTTAATTAA
- the LOC130968647 gene encoding probable starch synthase 4, chloroplastic/amyloplastic isoform X3 yields the protein MLGMIQNTEKNILLLNQARIHALQDLEKILAEKEALQGEINVLETRLAETDARIEVATQEKIHVKHLEEQLEKLRSELAQSGNPEGGDTELHAHLNRFLNDEYPPSHNESIHSLTVELNSLREENASLKSAIESFKAQLNDVNNTSERVVVLEKERSSLESALKDLESKLLESQEDLSELSALRVECKDLREKVEDLQVMLDNATKQANQDITVLQQNQDLRRKLEKLEASLEEANNYKLSSDKLQKYNEEMQQKIKSLEERLQKSDEEINSYVQMYQDSAKEFQVTLSDLKEETKKRALDGPVEDMPWEFWSRLLLMIDGWSLEKKISVDDANLLREKVWKRDRRIRDTYMACEEQSENEAISAFLKLTSSATSQGLRVIHIAAEMAPVAKVGGLGDVVCGLGKALQRKGHLVEIILPKYDCMDYDRICDLRALDVVIESYFDGQLFQNKIWVGTVEGLPVYFIEPHHPHKLFWRGTYYGEHDDFKRFSYFSRAALEFLLRAGKKPDIIHCHDWQTAFVAPLYWEMYAPKGLDSARMCFTCHNFQYQGIAAASELESCGLHAHQLNRPDRMQDNSAHDKVNAVKGAVVFSNIVTTVSPTYAQEVRTAEGGHGLHSTLSSHSKKFIGILNGIDTDAWDPATDPCLEVQYNANDLQGKAENKAALRRKLGLSSADHRRPLVGCITRLVPQKGVHLIRHAIYRTLGLGGQFVLLGSSPVHHIQKEFEGIAEQFQNHDQVRLILKYDESLAHAIYAASDMFIIPSIFEPCGLTQMISMRYGAIPIVRKTGGLNDSVFDVDDDTIPPRFQNGFTFLEANEQDFNGALERAFNLYMNNPERWKQLVQKDMNIDFSWDSSAAQYEQLYSSAVARARARNMLN from the exons ATGCTAGGCATGATACAAAATACAGAGAAAA ACATCCTTCTTCTAAATCAAGCTAGAATTCATGCACTTCAGGACCTTGAAAAGATTCTTGCTGAAAAGGAAGCATTACAAGGAGAAATTAATGTCTTAGAGACGAGGTTGGCTGAGACTGATGCCCGAATTGAGGTTGCAACCCAGGAAAAGATACATGTGAAACACTTGGAGGAACAGTTAGAGAAACTGCGCAGTGAGTTGGCTCAAAGTGGCAATCCTGAAGGAGGAGATACTGAATTGCACGCCCATCTAAATAGATTTTTGAACGATGAATACCCTCCGAGTCATAATGAAAGCATTCATTCTCTTACTGTGGAGCTTAATTCTTTGAGGGAAGAAAATGCCTCTCTGAAGAGTGCCATAGAATCATTCAAAGCTCAGCTTAATGATGTCAATAATACTAGTGAGCGTGTAGTGGTCTTGGAAAAAGAACGGTCATCTTTGGAATCTGCCCTGAAGGACTTAGAATCAAAATTACTAGAATCACAGGAAGACTTGTCAGAACTGTCTGCATTAAGAGTTGAATGCAAGGATTTACGGGAGAAGGTTGAAGATCTACAAGTGATGCTAGATAATGCAACTAAACAAGCTAATCAAGATATTACAGTGTTGCAACAAAACCAGGATCTTCGAAGAAAGCTTGAAAAATTGGAAGCATCCCTGGAAGAAGCTAATAACTATAAGCTGTCATCAGATAAATTGCAAAAGTACAATGAAGAAATGCAGCAGAAGATAAAATCATTGGAGGAACGCCTTCAAAAGTCAGATGAAGAAATAAATTCTTATGTTCAGATGTATCAAGATTCAGCGAAGGAATTTCAAGTTACACTTAGTGATCTGAAAGAAGAAACCAAGAAAAGGGCGCTGGATGGACCAGTGGAAGATATGCCATGGGAGTTTTGGAGCCGATTGTTGCTTATGATTGATGGTTGGTCActtgaaaagaaaatatcaGTGGATGACGCAAATCTTTTGAGAGAAAAGGTGTGGAAGAGAGACAGACGTATTAGAGACACATATATGGCTTGTGAAGAACAAAGTGAAAATGAGGCTATTTCTGCATTTCTCAAGCTTACATCATCTGCAACAAG tcaGGGATTGCGTGTGATTCATATTGCAGCAGAGATGGCACCAGTTGCCAAG GTTGGTGGTTTGGGGGATGTTGTCTGTGGTCTGGGTAAAGCACTACAAAGAAAAGGACACCTTGTCGAAATTATTCTTCCCAAATATGATTGTATGGACTATGACCGAATTTGTGACTTAAGG GCTTTGGATGTGGTGATAGAGTCATACTTTGATGGTCAAttgttccaaaataaaatctGGGTTGGCACTGTTGAAG GGCTTCCTGTTTATTTCATTGAGCCCCATCATCCTCATAAGCTATTCTGGCGAGGAACTTATTATGGGGAGCACGATGATTTCAAACGCTTCTCGTACTTTAGCCGTGCAGCTCTTGAGTTTCTTCTTCGAGCTGGCAAGAAGCCAGATATCATTCATTGCCATGATTGGCAGACAGCATTTGTG GCTCCACTATATTGGGAGATGTATGCCCCAAAGGGGTTAGATTCAGCTAGGATGTGTTTTACATGCCATAACTTTCAGTATCAAGGGATTGCTGCAGCATCAGAGTTGGAATCATGTGGTCTTCATGCCCACCAGTTAAATAGACCAGATAGAATGCAGGACAACTCAGCACATGATAAAGTCAACGCTGTCAAG GGTGCAGTTGTTTTCTCAAACATTGTGACAACCGTGTCTCCTACTTATGCCCAAGAAGTGAGAACTGCTGAG GGAGGACATGGCCTCCATTCAACTCTTTCTTCCCATTCCAAGAAGTTCATTGGGATTCTTAATGGCATTGATACTGATGCATGGGATCCTGCTACTGATCCATGTCTTGAAGTCCAGTACAATGCAAATGATCTTCAAGGGAAAGCAGAGAATAAGGCAGCCTTAAGAAGAAAACTTGGTCTTTCATCCGCAGACCATAGGAGGCCATTG GTTGGCTGCATAACAAGATTGGTACCACAAAAAGGTGTTCATCTTATTAGACATGCGATATATCGAACATTGGGTCTGGGAGGGCAATTTGTTCTTCTTGGTTCCAGTCCAGTGCACCATATTCAG AAAGAATTTGAGGGCATTGCTGAGCAGTTTCAGAATCATGATCAAGTAAGGTTGATACTGAAGTATGATGAATCTCTTGCCCATGCCATTTATGCTGCTTCTGACATGTTCATCATTCCATCAATCTTTGAACCTTGTGGCCTGACACAG ATGATATCCATGAGATATGGGGCGATACCCATTGTCAGAAAAACTGGAGGCCTAAATGACAG TGTTTTTGATGTTGATGATGATACAATACCTCCCCGATTTCAAAATGGATTTACTTTTTTAGAAGCTAATGAGCAG GATTTTAATGGTGCTTTAGAACGAGCATTTAACCTCTACATGAACAACCCTGAGCGTTGGAAACAACTTGTTCAGAAGGACATGAATATAGATTTCAGCTGGGATTCTTCAGCAGCTCAATACGAACAACTCTACTCAAGCGCTGTGGCTAGAGCAAGGGCGAGAAACATGCTTAATTAA
- the LOC130968357 gene encoding pentatricopeptide repeat-containing protein At3g14730 produces the protein MNVTRIQRVILLNNQCRRCFSTSTCFDIATCIASLQSCAHHANLSKGKELHLYAIKSGYLASPLVVTSLINMYSKCTLMSNAFKVFNYPTDLDKNVFAYNAVIAGFVGNGISLDGFLVYKRMRHLGVTPDKYTFPCVIRACVEDLEVKKIHGLLFKFGLELDVFVGSALVNTYMKFGLVMDAHEVFEELPVRDLVLWNSMLNGYAQVGLFEEALEAFRRMRKNGVVACRFTVTGVLSIFSVIGDLCNGRAVHGFVMKMGYDSSVVVSNALIDMYGKCKCITDALGVFEMMDEKDIFTWNSIISAHECCDDHYGTLRLFDRMLGNKVQPDLVTITAVLPACTHLAALMHGREIHGFMIVNGLGKDGSNNGFDDVLLKNALMDMYAKCGNMRDARMVFNKMREKDVASWNIMITGYGMHGYGDEALDTFSRMCQAQMVPNEISFVGLLSACNHAGMVAEGLEFLAVMESKYGVSPSIEHYTCVIDMLSRAGKLTEAYELVRTMPYQADPVGWRSLLAACRLHKDPDLAEIAASKVIELEPDHCGNYVLMANVYGVAGRYEEVSEVRYAMREQNVKKSPGCSWIELINGLHVFVTGDRTHPQTEIIYSGLNSLATVMHEYGYVPLI, from the coding sequence ATGAATGTAACTAGAATCCAAAGAGTTATTCTCCTCAACAACCAATGCCGTCGCTGTTTCTCGACATCAACCTGCTTCGACATAGCAACTTGCATTGCGTCCCTTCAGTCATGTGCCCACCATGCCAACCTCTCCAAAGGCAAGGAGCTCCATTTGTATGCAATCAAAAGCGGGTATCTTGCATCGCCGCTTGTCGTAACCAGCCTCATTAACATGTACTCGAAGTGCACCCTCATGAGCAATGCCTTCAAGGTCTTCAACTACCCTACCGATCTTGATAAGAATGTCTTCGCCTACAATGCTGTCATTGCTGGATTTGTTGGGAATGGGATTTCCCTTGATGGCTTCTTGGTTTACAAGCGAATGCGCCATCTGGGTGTCACTCCGGATAAGTACACATTCCCGTGTGTGATCAGAGCCTGTGTGGAGGATTTAGAGGTTAAGAAGATTCATGGATTGTTGTTTAAGTTTGGATTGGAGTTGGATGTGTTTGTAGGGAGTGCTCTGGTTAATACTTATATGAAATTTGGGTTGGTGATGGATGCACATGAGGTGTTTGAGGAATTGCCTGTTAGAGATTTGGTACTTTGGAACTCAATGCTCAATGGGTATGCACAAGTTGGGCTGTTTGAGGAGGCTCTGGAGGCATTTAGGAGGATGAGGAAGAATGGAGTGGTTGCTTGTAGGTTTACTGTTACAGgtgttttatctattttttctgTGATTGGAGACCTTTGCAATGGAAGAGCTGTTCATGGATTTGTGATGAAAATGGGTTATGATTCCAGTGTGGTTGTTTCGAATGCACTGATTGATATGTATGGGAAATGCAAATGCATTACTGATGCCTTGGGTGTTTTTGAGATGATGGACGAGAAGGATATCTTTACATGGAACTCAATCATCTCCGCTCATGAATGTTGCGATGATCATTATGGAACTTTGAGGCTCTTTGATAGGATGCTGGGAAACAAGGTTCAACCTGACTTGGTCACAATTACGGCAGTGCTTCCGGCTTGTACTCATCTAGCAGCCTTGATGCATGGTAGAGAGATACATGGGTTTATGATTGTAAATGGGTTGGGAAAAGATGGAAGCAACAATGGTTTTGATGATGTTCTGTTGAAAAATGCTCTGATGGACATGTATGCCAAATGTGGAAATATGAGGGATGCTCGCATGGTTTTCAATAAAATGAGAGAAAAGGATGTGGCCTCATGGAACATAATGATCACTGGTTATGGAATGCATGGCTATGGTGATGAGGCACTGGACACATTTTCTCGTATGTGTCAAGCTCAGATGGTGCCTAATGAAATTAGTTTTGTTGGATTGTTATCCGCATGCAACCATGCCGGCATGGTGGCAGAGGGGCTTGAGTTTCTAGCCGTAATGGAATCAAAATATGGCGTCTCACCATCCATTGAACACTACACCTGCGTGATAGACATGCTCAGTCGAGCTGGAAAGCTCACGGAGGCATATGAGTTGGTACGAACAATGCCCTATCAAGCTGATCCTGTAGGATGGAGGTCTTTGCTGGCAGCATGCCGTCTCCATAAGGACCCGGACTTGGCTGAGATTGCTGCGAGCAAGGTGATTGAACTTGAACCGGACCATTGTGGGAACTATGTATTGATGGCAAATGTTTACGGAGTTGCTGGTCGATATGAAGAAGTATCAGAGGTCAGATATGCAATGAGGGAACAGAATGTGAAGAAGAGTCCAGGGTGTAGCTGGATTGAGCTCATAAATGGCTTGCATGTTTTTGTAACAGGTGATAGGACCCATCCCCAAACAGAAATAATTTATTCTGGTTTAAATTCATTGGCAACAGTTATGCATGAGTATGGATATGTTCCATTGATCTAG